DNA from Tripterygium wilfordii isolate XIE 37 chromosome 15, ASM1340144v1, whole genome shotgun sequence:
TCATGAAGTGAGTAATATCTCCTTTCATCTTCATAAACACAAATATAGCATTTTGGTGAAAGATGAAGTCCCCTTGTTCTGCGATGGAGGCGGAGAAACAGGTGGAAGGTTGTATAGTTGAGTGCTTTAGAATATATCAGGAGAGAAAAGAGGGGAATAATGACTCATCTTCCATTGTTTAGCAGATTGTCCAAGTATTGTGGGTGGAGGTCTATCAAaaactaatttttctttgaaGTCGTGACGGATCTAAGGTGAATCTAGACAAGAGTGAGTTGATAATACTTGGGAATGTTGAGAATGCCAATTTATTGGCTATGAACCAGGGGCGGAGTGGCCAATTGTCCTATAACTTATTCATATCTCCTTTGGGTGAAAATTGTAATGAAAAAGACTTTAATGTTATTTCAGATGCTACTACTACCATTTATGAGTCACTTTCTTTGCTTTGAGGTAGAAGTGTAGAACGTTGCACCCCACTTGGTGCCATCTTTCCATGACATTCAAGATAAGTGAGGAAAATTGCTTAGGTCAACAAGATAACAAATGTAGTCATACCTGAAGTAATTCCCAACCAGCATGATCACCAAGATCAAGAAACTTGACAGCTTCGAGTAAGCGGTCATCTGCTAGACAATACCTGCAGATAAATTAAAGACAAAGAATCATATAGGAGACAGCAAAAGAGAGCTGACCATCAAAGACtgccaaaaatatttttcaaaagcaGGAGATTAAATGAACTGATACAATCCACTTTACGAATTAGAGACGAATACGAGTTGATACAATGGTCATACTACCAAATGTAAGCATAATTAATACCCCACAGCAAGTATGACAGATGATCCACAAACTTATTTGTAGAATGCAAACCTAATTCAACATGTTCACTTCTACTTCTAAATTATAATTCTATCCATCAAATTTTTCATATTGTATAACAGCAGAGGGATGTTTGAAAATATGTTTCAAATGCTGAAGACCCTTTTAGCTACTTAACAATATGCTTCAGGCAATGGAGAAAGGAGGCCAGGCTGAAGGTCCTAATTTTTAATTGAAGTTATTTACGTGTAGTCGTGGAACATCATATGTAGCATATATAAAGGACTCCCTACAGAGAGATTGCTTAAAAGCCAACCATGTGTCCCATGCAATAAATTAGTTACGATGAAAGCAAAATGTCCAGAATCAaacagaccaaaaaaaaatattctacAACCCGAGTCTCAATATTTCACAAAGCTATGTTACTGGAAACTGAAGTTCATCCTGTTTAGATTGTGTAGAGGAAGAATTATATCATCAAAGTGACAAAGACAAATACATCATTAGTGGCATAAAACTACAACTTACTCTCTTGTAGCTTCCAGATCAAGTCGGAAAGTGCTCTCCAAGAGCCTCTGAAAGTTCATGCATTCAAAGTAAAGGATTATTGAACTTATTTTCATAATCTCATCTATAAATTTCTTTATTTACTTTGCATCAAGACTTGCCAGCCTCACCTGTATGATGATAAAAATCTGTGCTGGAATTCATGGAAAATCAGAAACAAAAAAACTTACTTGCAAAGAAAGGCTGTCCATAGCGCCTGCTTCACAAAATGGAACAAAAGCGAAATACGCAAAAAGAAGACCTGCTTCATATCTGTGATAAGAGAAGAAAGACCACATATTGAATTGAAAGCCTAAGAATCCCAATCCCATgttgatgaaaattaattaaaaaattacatgtcatCAGCTATTCCAAATGCTCTTTTCTCCATGGGAGTGAAGGCACCAGCAGTGGACGCCCTTCTCCAGAGTCCCTCTGACAATGTTGCAGGACCTTCTTCTAAATATGAATACCTGACAGGCCACACTATTGTAATGGGAAGAAAAGCCCTTTTtacacacaaaaattaaaacatttcaaaattcaaaaggcgCCGTCATTAGTAATGATGACATCCAATTACATACTTTTCAATATTTGGTTTGCAAGTAGCCGCTTCCATCCAGGGTTTAGTCAGCAGGGGTGGATCCCATGAGGCATAACCTCGGACAGGTTCcacatccacaaaaaaaaaaaaaacaaaatatatatatatatagccaggCTTTGATAACTACAAGAAAAGAATATAGAACTAATAGCAAGATATCTTCTACAATAATCGAGTCTCATCTTAAgtacagaaaaaaaaagggatggaGTCACATCTCAGTTTTCTCTCCATCTTCTTATGATAAAATGCCAAAAAGATTTTTAGTTTACATCTCtatgttttttttcaaaacttaatatTAGCTTCTTAAGTTAATTACACATGCCCTAAaacttttttggtattttaagcAAAAGAATTGAAGATCCTTTAATCAGTTTGAGGGTTAGCCTAGTCTCTGGTAACAAGATGGTGCCTAGAATATAAATGTAAGACTGATGAGTAGTTTTGCCAAGAGATCCTCACGCCGGTTAGGGGTCAACTCTCAGTCACCTCCATATACACAGGCGATCCTCACTCCAGTAAGGGTGTAAACTTGTACCGAGTTCTGAAGTCCTCATGGCGGGTTGGTCAGGAGATTAAATATACAAGGTGAATAGTtggaaaatatatattattctcTCAAGTATTTGCAGTATGCTTAATTAAATGACAACTTAGCTACAAAATCAGCCACATTGGCCATCCGAATAATGGTGTgtattttaattcaatttatAGTCCCAgaggcaaaaaaaataaaaatggggcATATCGTTATACATTGAACAGTTTTATCAAATATCATATATGAAATAACAGCTTATCTTTTATAAATGAATGAGCAATTCTAGTGGTAGTtatgttattgttttttaaaatcacATGTGGAGGCAAACCACAAAACAATAATGAATTATCATAATACCAACAGAATAAATGACTTACCTACACTAATTAATATCCTATACAAAACACATGGAAATGTAAAGAGAAATAATTCTTCATTGAATTATATGCTGAAATATGGTCAGtctaaataaatataaaaagaacaaaactgtaCCTAATATCAGCTGAGAAGGCTAGATCCCGAAGTTGTGGAACTAAGTAAGCAGCATCTTTCTCAGTCATTGTACTGGCATTCACAAGAATATTATCTTGTAAGCTTTTATCAACATAAATGAgccacatttttctttttttttttcttttgagcaAGATACAAATGAGCAACCATATGCGCCGCATTAATACAAAAGTTCAGAAATATTACAGTTAAGGATATACCTATGGAACTTACTTGAGAACAACAGATGATGGTCCAAGACTCTGGTGTAATCTTTCATGGTCATGCATATAAGCCAGACCACTCATCACACCCTGAAATAGCTTCATAACAAAAAAGCTTCTGCGTTTAATTGCTTGCTCATTATCAAAATGATTCCAATAATTCTGTCCGAGCGAACGACTTTTTGTCATGTTTTCACAGGTAACCTTTGCATAATCTGCTGCGCTGTACTTCCCATCATTACGGAAAGCAAGCCACTGTAGAGCATTACTTTTGGTTGAATTTAAATTTACCATTACAGGTAATTCCATGAACTTTGTAAATATGACAATAATGAAATTGTACGACAAACCTGCTCTCCAGTTTTTGTCTCAAACCCACCAAGAAGTAGCACAAGGTTCTGACAGACACCTTTTGAACTGCTCTGCAAGACAATAGAATGCGTCAATCAGTATGACTCATTTTCCTTAAGAAACGAAAATACTGCAGCACAGAAGCAAGAGAATGCCCCAAATATAATGCATATCCCGTTGGCACTTTAAATACTTCTTTGCTTTACCTGAAGGAAAACATGAGCACTTAGCTCATTTGCGGCCAGCATATCAGCCTCAGTTCCACCAGCTCGTCGTCCAGGAAAAACCTTCATGGCTAAGTATGTTATACCCGAGAGGATTATAATGAGTTCAAGAACTGAACCAAATCAAACACATACCAGTAAAGTTCTGCAAGACTCAATTTAGTACACAACATTTCTCTTCAAAAATTTCAAGTCTGAATACAcatacaaaagctaaaagcaGCTGCTCAAAAACAACTATCTACTGCCATAACATAGCATAGAAAGTAAAGGCAAAGCCCCACAACTAATAATTAACGAACAAACAAATCACATAAGTGCAGGTCCTCTTGTTGAAACATATGCCCATCAGTATAAAAGAGAAAGAGCTTAATATATTATCAAAAATGAAATGATTTATTGGAATTGCAGCAATGCTTGCCCTTTTGCAAATTTAATGCTATTTAACAactgaaaaaattgaaaaaacaattataTTATTCTATTAAATGAATCccattatttattatttcactAAGGGTTCCACGAAAAAAAGGATCAGATAAATTGAGAACTACCTTAAAGATAATCGAAGTTCCTCTAAGTGAACCTTGTGCTATTCTACCTTCATAAAGTCTGCAAAATAACTGCCATGAATAGTATCAGTAGCAAGAAAAGATATTGAATCCACCTATCCTATCTTAGGGTCATTATCTATGCTTACGGGACAATTCTCATCCATCCACGAAAATGCACCTGATTTTTACATTGCCTTCTCCGACATCCTGAAGTCCCAATTGCCCCAGAGCTCTAGAAGAAAATTCAGTTTCTGCACCCGATTGAAAACCTGAATAGCTGAAGAACAGAAGTAAATGCAAATATAAGAAACAATTCTAGAAATTAGGAAGTTCTAGAAAAAGCTAAACAACCTCTCTCCATATTATACGGGAGAAGCTGTGTTCACTAGAGTTGTTTTAAAGGTGAAAAATGTGGCCCAGTAGTAGAATTGTAGTagtgcaatctagaggtcaatattcaattcctagaaatagCCCCTCCACATATTCCTGCTTGTCTCCGATTCTGTCCACTaagggagccttgtgcacgagagttatttaccttttttaaGACAAAGCTAAacaaatgaaggaaaaaaagtgAGCTTCAAGTCAAGACCTTACTACTGGGACCGCCAACCTCATTCTTACAATAATAAAGCAAATAACTCCAATGAggctattaaatattttttgtttcaaaaggcTATCCTTTCTTTTAACTTCTATAACGAGCACATGCCACCATCAACATTAACCATATGACTAAAAGTTTCTCTTCACTTTTGTTTATAATTGCCCTACATCAAAAAAATGGTCAAGTCTATGACGAAGCCTCACTAAACATCAATTCAGAACTCTTCTttcccaaactcctgaataccTAAAAGGATTCAAATACCTaaaaaatatgcaaatagaagCCCTTGTCCAgtcattgaaaataaaatcacgGCACATCAATTAAAAGTAACCGGGAGCGGAAAAAGAAATATACACGTCTTAAATGCATGAAGATAAGGAGAATGCTTTAACTTGATATATGCAGGGATGAAACAGGGAAAATGGTAAATGAAGGCGTTCTGCTTATCCACTAAATGGCCTAAGAGCTTTATAGTTTATCCCCTTAATAATTTAAAGGAGTTAAAAGACATCTTCAGAGTGGTTTTACCATATAATTTAAGTTCAAATGCTACATGTAATGCTGTCCACCAAAAAGAACAAGCCTACCAAATTGGCTTCCGTATCGAGGTCCTGAAAACCCCAAATGTGCACACAGATACATATGTATAGACATACATATCTAGAAATTTTCTCCGCGAGCACCAACAAACACCATGGACTAAGCAAGGCCTGGTGGCATTAACTGTCGGATTTCTCTTTTAAACACACAAGACAAGTCCCCTGGCAAACGATGCAGAATCTAACAGAGAAATACAAACCCCTAAAACTGTTACCTTGTGACATTCATGAAGCCGTAGCTGCCAATGAGACGGCCTACTTCGAACGAGTCAGGGTTGGTGATCAAACTCGTTATGCAGAGTCGCCGATTTTTCCTTGCTCGGTTCAGTGAGTTATGACTCGGCCCCCTCCAGGACAACGAATCGTAGCTGCGAGAGATGGGATTGAGCATCGAAGCTGAGAAAATGCAGTCGGTGCAGCCGAGGAGCATGGTTGCTTGTTATGTGGTGGCAAAAGGTGGAGATGGAAACTTAACAAGTGGTTTACGGAAGAGATTCGTTGATAATGGGCCGTGGGCCTGGGTATGGGACTCGCGTTGCTAAGATAGTTTGTTGGGCCTTTGACTTCATTGATGGGATTTTAATACTTCGTAATTTGACATTTCATCATCAATCGAACCTGAATCCCAAATTTATGATCGGCTATATGAGCATTTATCCTAAAAATTTTGTTGGCTCTATTTGACTGCAGATGCCAAAAAGATCACCTCTGTCCTTTACGGAGACGGGATCAGACGGTTGCAGGTGTGCCAGAGACTTGCAATCAGTCTCAAAatgtaaaaacaaaatatattgtgaGTACACTAATGATCTAAATTCTGAACCAAACGATTGTAAGGAGAAAGGGTTTAAATCATGGTCTCAACATGAAAATTCCAAGGAACTCTAGATCCACTAAAACGCGCTTCACTAGATAAAttagaaatgaatgaaaatgccAATATGTAACACTTCATTGATGAACAAAGATGTACATTGAGGTTGTAAAACAAGAGTGGGTAAAAACAAAGCTTGAGAACAAGAATATCAACAAGAATGCGTGAGAGCTTGAGCGTTTGAATGCTTGAGAGTTTAAATCGATGGGCCGagatttgtgtttgtgttgatGTGTGTCCTTTATCCTCctcttcttgcttttatacTGCATCAATACCTCCATGTAAACTAGAACTTCACCCATATCAACTAGAAAAATGGTAATAACTGTCATGACTGCAGTGCCCCGAAATTCACTCCATTATGCTCCATCTTCTTCAACCATCTCTTCTGGAAGGTCCATGTCTCCAGAGACCCTCTTCATACTGTTTAATTCGTGCAAAAGATGACGCTCCATGATAATAGGCAACTAGACAACCAACTTCCTTGGAAGTAGGAACAAACTCATGTTTATAGCAACAAACCAATAACTGATCTTATCTCTATGATTTTGCACCTAATACGGGCCAAATAAATCACTTATTAACGGCCCATACCATGCAACTAAGCTTGGCCCTAATAACCTCTCTCTGTCCAGTCCGTGCAATCAAAGTGCAGCCTAACCTGTCAGGCCCACATTCTGACCTTAGCTCAGCTCATAAGCCTCCACAAATATGGTGTAAAcaattttgtatttgttttctccgtTCCTTTCGATCATGAATCATTTAGGCACGCCCATGCGAACCATTACTCATTTTTCAATGCACTCAGGTTCTAATGCAACACATTGCAAGTATAAAACCCCCCAACAAAATTCTTATTAGACTAGTGTTCATATGTTTGGCAAAATTTTACATTGGATGCGTAATTTGACATTTATCtctgaatattttttttgaccAAAAATTATTATTAGAATCTTACTGTTAAAGTCTTATTtggaaatatattttattttaaatggaCTTGGGCAGAGAGGTAAAAATTCAAACTTAAGTTTCAATGGGATCGTCTCGGAATAAGATCTCTTATTTTCTTGCCTCTTGTTCTTTTGGATCTCAACTAGATTGTCCTCTCTCATTCTCCGTCACTCATTGGAATCCATCGCAATCTTGTACCTGCTCCGTCGGACCTTCGTCATCTCACTCGATCTCAGAGACATGGCTTGTATGTATCTGATCCTATAAATACGGATCACTCTTTGAAGATCTGTAAGAAACCCGCTGTGTGCAataaatggtatcggagcctgcCTTGGTTTTTCTTAGCTAAATCTCTCTTAGTTTTCGAATCTTCTCCTCCAACCTCTAGTTTGAAATTCAGATTGGTGTTTCACAGTAGAAAAGTATGCTCTATGGTGCCATGCTTGTCATGGATCCTCCATATCAGAAATTCTATATTATAGTTTGACGACGGTGTCCTTGAGCGTTGATGCGTGGGATCGCAGTAGCTCGGACTTACTGTCAAGCTTTGATATACAAATACTGTGTTTCTCTTTTCTTGATCTCAACCTTGTAGGTTTGGTGGTTTTGATTTCAAAACTAACTCTTCTTCACTATGTTTGTAACTGTTCCTACCTCTTCTGCTCTTTCTTCAGCTTCTCTCAACCGACGCTCATTTACTGGTGATTCTCTTTATGAGATAACCTACTCCCCTGATGAAACTCAGATTCCAGATACTCAATTTCCCGTTGTAAATCCCTACACTGTGTTTGCTCGACCAACTCATACGTTGACTCGAACTGTCAAACAGTTGTTCAAACCCTGCACTTCTCCTCATATCAAAGAATATGTTCAAGCTTCATGCTTTGATCAATGTCATATTCCTGCCACGACGGGCACTGAACAACTTTTTTCTCTTTCCTTACCTGATGATTTCCCTCGACAATAGATCTCTCAGGGTTATACCCATGTCCATTTTGGTGCTGTTCATCTCGCTCTTTCTTTTCATGGTCGGAAAGGTTTACCTATTACTTCTCGCCTTGCTCTATTGGATGCTTGTTTCAAGGAATACCAGCATGCTTGCATCGCTACAGTCCAAACTACTCTCAATGCTGGAACTATTTTTGTCACTCTCTTCCCAAATTATAATATTCCTTTGAAAGATCCAGAGCTTTTGCGCGCTCTCAAGGTCCAGGTTCAGATAACGGGTGCTCCTCAATTATCTACAACCTATGTTGGTACTCTTCACTACCAAATGGTTTATCGTGTTCAGAACCATGCTTTTGACCTTCAGACTCCTACAGCAACTGAAGATGCTTTGTTGATCTCTGTGGATTCTTCTGGTGCTCCAAACAATACCATCATTCCTAAACAGCTTTCTCGTGATAAACTGAAAGATTTGTTACCCACTTCATGGACTACAAACTATGAACAATCCTTTCAGGCTGATACTCCTTCGCAATCTACTAATCCTAAGTTCACTCGCAAGAAAGATGGAACTGTGGAAATTCAATTTCCAACTCCTACAATAACTACTGCTCCCATCTTTCCTACGATTGCAGTCATTGAACCCTCTCTACCCATTGTTGCCTTTGATGGCTCTGGTAGGCAAGTCTATGCTTACAAAGACCCCGTTTCTTCTCATTGCTATTGGGATCTTGATTGTACTTGCAATGATTGTCTTCTTGGGAATTTTGAAGATGAATATTTCTCCTCTTCACGTCGCTCTCGCAAAAAGAACAAGCGTCAGAGTTCTCAAGCTCAACTACGGCAACGATATCTTGATAATGATCCAGAAGTTGATCTTCTTGGTGAATCCACTGGAAAATTTGACTATTATGTCACCTATCCTCGCAAGAAGTCAGTTGATCCTTCAGCCTCAACTACTGCTCCATGTTATATGTTTCAACCTAGTTCGGATGCTTATGACTCAACTTTTCCGGCTTTTGAAACATATATTACACCTACTGATCGAGCTAAGCATTCTTGGAAGATTCCTGAGGATAGTACTCTCAAACCTGATGGTTCGCTACGGCAACCTCTTTCAGCTGCTGAAGCCACTTTAAATTGGCAATCTGACAACGCTGTTGCTCAGAATAAGCTGCTACTCAAAATTGTTGATTCTCAGCAAACTATTCAGACAACTGTCAATACTCATTCCTCTGTCATCCAGCATCTTAAACGAAAGATTGAGTCTCTACATCATGAACTTTTGGCTATGGCAACTCAAGGCGTTCTTGGTTCTTCCCTAATTCTctctgaaaaacaaaaaaccaaacaaTTTCTTGAAACTCAACTTCATGATCTTGAACGGCAAGCTCACTCTCGCCTTCTTCACGATTCTTATCATACTATGCCTCTTCATGCCTTTAGCCCTCCAAATTATCATCCTCAATCGTTTGACTTCCCTAGTTCACAACCTCTTCCTTTTAATAGTGGGTCCTATCTTTACCCTCTTAAACCTGCTAAACCTCCTCCCTCCACACGACCACCTCCTGTTCCTCATCCTCCACCACCTTCTCACTTACCTTCCACATCTTCTAATCCTATTCTCACCATGTTTGATACCTTGCTTCCAGCTCCTGATTCTTCTCTCTTTATGGTTAAACCTGAAGATCCATCCACCTCTCAGACTACTACACCTCCTCCTGCACCTCCTCCTAAAAATTCTGATCCTCCTCCAGATGAACTTTACTCCTCAGATCCAGAAAGTCTGTCTGGTCCTCCCCCACCTCTTTCCATTTCAACCCCTTCCTCTGTTCCTCCTTTCACCATTGATGATATTCCCCCTCGTAAATGGAAAGAACGTCTTGATGAACTTTTTGCCTGGTGTGTTACTCAATTACAAGCTCCTCAAGAGGATACTGCTACTGTCATCAACCGAGCCACTACTCGTTTTACCGGTCGTTTAAGGGAATGGTGGGATTCCCTTGGACCCTATCGACAACTACAAGCTCGTGGTTTTTCAATTGATCAGTTTATGACAGTCATTTATAATGAGTTCACCGTTACCTTTGAACATCATGTGGAGCAAGCTCGTGAAGAGTTTTTTAAACTCAAATGTTGCTCTTTTCAACGCAAGGATCTTGAGCAGCATTATAATCGTATCTCCAAGCGCTATTACATTCTCAACAGCGTTGATGATACCAATCTCAAACAAGCTTTTCTCAACTCTTTACCAGAACCTCTTGGTAATGAAGTTACTAAGCTTATTGATACTAAACGGACTTCTTTGGCAAGTCTTTCTCTTGGTGAATTATGGCGTTATACTCTCATGGCTCTTGATCGTCTTTGCAATCAGCAATATTTTCTGCACAAGCTGAAACAGACTAAGTTACTTCTTGGTTTTTCTTGTGAAAGAACGGACTTAAAGATCAAATGTGGAAAGTCCAATTGTCTATGTTCTCTTCCTAAGAAAAATTGGCGGAAGCATCGTTCTACTTTCAGATCATCCAAAAAGTTTGCTCGTCCTTTCCACCGACGTTGGAAGTTTTTACGTCGACGACAGAAAACTACTGGTTATACCAAAAGTACCAATTGCTTTGTTTGCAAGCGGCCTGGTCATTTTGCTCGGAACTGTCCACAAAAGGCTAAACGTGCTCAACTGATTCAACAGATAAGCTATCATTGTGCTGATTATCATCCTGAAGACGATGATATTGAATCTCTGTATTCCTTAGTTGATGATCCTATGGATGCTGAACTAGCTCTGctgtatgatgatgatgatgctgatgcAGCCTTTTCTACCTCAGATGTATAACTCTTTGACTCTTCTGAGTCTGATCTTCACATGCTCTCTACATGCTTACCTATCTCCACCAGATCTCCTCTTCCTTATGCACAGATCTATCCATTGCTGAATCCTATGCTACTCCTCTTCCACTTATTGCTTTCTTTGATACTGGTGCTGCTGTGTCCATTCTTAATCCCAAACTTCTTCCTCAATCCTTTTGGACTCCTTGCTCTCGAACTTTTACAGCTGCTAATGGTGAACAGTTTACTATAGATCTTCTTAGTAAGCCAGTTTACCTTCGCATTTTTCCCTCCTTAACCCTTCGTCATCAGTTTCTTGGTTCTACTCTTCCTGGCAAAGATTGCTTACTTGGAATTGACCTTTTACACCAACTTCTTCAAAAACTACGTTGGCGTGATACTGGTCTCTCTTATAAGTCTTTCTTTCTGCCATGGTCTCTCATTCCTAATCTCTATATTGCACAAGTTTTCCAGCCTCTTCGTGACCAATTGATTCAAAAACTTTGTGCTACTAGTCATTCTGAGTTTGCTAGAAAACATCCCTTCCCTCTCTGGAAAAATCctgatttctttatttctttacgTTTCAAAAGAAATGAAGATATCAATCCCACCAAAGCTAGTCATCGGGGCATGTCTCCCGAACACTATGCTCTTGCTCTCATTGAACTCGATTAGCTTCTTTCTGAAGGCCTTATTGAGCCAACGGTTTCTCCGTGGGCTTGTGAAGCATTCTATGTTAATAATCATGCTGAACAAGTTCGTGGCAAGATGCGTCTTGTCATTAATTATCAACCTCTCAATCATTTCTTGGCTGATGATAAATTCCCTCTTCCCAATAAGCAGCTATGGTTTTTACGAATTGCTAATGCGACCCTCTTCTCTAAGGTTGATCTTAAAGCGGGTTTTTGGCAACTTGGGATTATTCCTTCTGAACGTCCTAAAACT
Protein-coding regions in this window:
- the LOC120017114 gene encoding uncharacterized protein LOC120017114 isoform X6 → MKVFPGRRAGGTEADMLAANELSAHVFLQSSSKGVCQNLVLLLGGFETKTGEQWLAFRNDGKYSAADYAKVTCENMTKSRSLGQNYWNHFDNEQAIKRRSFFVMKLFQGVMSGLAYMHDHERLHQSLGPSSVVLNTMTEKDAAYLVPQLRDLAFSADIRYSYLEEGPATLSEGLWRRASTAGAFTPMEKRAFGIADDIYEAGLLFAYFAFVPFCEAGAMDSLSLQRLLESTFRLDLEATREYCLADDRLLEAVKFLDLGDHAGWELLQAMLNPDFRKRPIAETILKHRFVTGAVL
- the LOC120017114 gene encoding uncharacterized protein LOC120017114 isoform X3, with translation MLLGCTDCIFSASMLNPISRSYDSLSWRGPSHNSLNRARKNRRLCITSLITNPDSFEVGRLIGSYGFMNVTSYSGFQSGAETEFSSRALGQLGLQDVGEGNVKIRLYEGRIAQGSLRGTSIIFKVFPGRRAGGTEADMLAANELSAHVFLQSSSKGVCQNLVLLLGGFETKTGEQWLAFRNDGKYSAADYAKVTCENMTKSRSLGQNYWNHFDNEQAIKRRSFFVMKLFQGVMSGLAYMHDHERLHQSLGPSSVVLNTMTEKDAAYLVPQLRDLAFSADIRYSYLEEGPATLSEGLWRRASTAGAFTPMEKRAFGIADDIYEAGLLFAYFAFVPFCEAGAMDSLSLQRLLESTFRLDLEATREYCLADDRLLEAVKFLDLGDHAGWELLQERLNYLSYGTANLGK
- the LOC120017114 gene encoding uncharacterized protein LOC120017114 isoform X1 — translated: MLLGCTDCIFSASMLNPISRSYDSLSWRGPSHNSLNRARKNRRLCITSLITNPDSFEVGRLIGSYGFMNVTSYSGFQSGAETEFSSRALGQLGLQDVGEGNVKIRLYEGRIAQGSLRGTSIIFKVFPGRRAGGTEADMLAANELSAHVFLQSSSKGVCQNLVLLLGGFETKTGEQWLAFRNDGKYSAADYAKVTCENMTKSRSLGQNYWNHFDNEQAIKRRSFFVMKLFQGVMSGLAYMHDHERLHQSLGPSSVVLNTMTEKDAAYLVPQLRDLAFSADIRYSYLEEGPATLSEGLWRRASTAGAFTPMEKRAFGIADDIYEAGLLFAYFAFVPFCEAGAMDSLSLQRLLESTFRLDLEATREYCLADDRLLEAVKFLDLGDHAGWELLQAMLNPDFRKRPIAETILKHRFVTGAVL
- the LOC120017114 gene encoding uncharacterized protein LOC120017114 isoform X2; this encodes MLLGCTDCIFSASMLNPISRSYDSLSWRGPSHNSLNRARKNRRLCITSLITNPDSFEVGRLIGSYGFMNVTSYSGFQSGAETEFSSRALGQLGLQDVGEGNVKIRLYEGRIAQGSLRGTSIIFKVFPGRRAGGTEADMLAANELSAHVFLQSSSKGVCQNLVLLLGGFETKTGEQWLAFRNDGKYSAADYAKVTCENMTKSRSLGQNYWNHFDNEQAIKRRSFFVMKLFQGVMSGLAYMHDHERLHQSLGPSSVVLNTMTEKDAAYLVPQLRDLAFSADIRYSYLEEGPATLSEGLWRRASTAGAFTPMEKRAFGIADDIYEAGLLFAYFAFVPFCEAGAMDSLSLQRLLESTFRLDLEATREYCLADDRLLEAVKFLDLGDHAGWELLQPPVILSILVIVADVLLYNIVMIGCRQC
- the LOC120017114 gene encoding uncharacterized protein LOC120017114 isoform X4, producing the protein MDENCPLFCRLYEGRIAQGSLRGTSIIFKVFPGRRAGGTEADMLAANELSAHVFLQSSSKGVCQNLVLLLGGFETKTGEQWLAFRNDGKYSAADYAKVTCENMTKSRSLGQNYWNHFDNEQAIKRRSFFVMKLFQGVMSGLAYMHDHERLHQSLGPSSVVLNTMTEKDAAYLVPQLRDLAFSADIRYSYLEEGPATLSEGLWRRASTAGAFTPMEKRAFGIADDIYEAGLLFAYFAFVPFCEAGAMDSLSLQRLLESTFRLDLEATREYCLADDRLLEAVKFLDLGDHAGWELLQAMLNPDFRKRPIAETILKHRFVTGAVL
- the LOC120017114 gene encoding uncharacterized protein LOC120017114 isoform X5, coding for MRIVPLYEGRIAQGSLRGTSIIFKVFPGRRAGGTEADMLAANELSAHVFLQSSSKGVCQNLVLLLGGFETKTGEQWLAFRNDGKYSAADYAKVTCENMTKSRSLGQNYWNHFDNEQAIKRRSFFVMKLFQGVMSGLAYMHDHERLHQSLGPSSVVLNTMTEKDAAYLVPQLRDLAFSADIRYSYLEEGPATLSEGLWRRASTAGAFTPMEKRAFGIADDIYEAGLLFAYFAFVPFCEAGAMDSLSLQRLLESTFRLDLEATREYCLADDRLLEAVKFLDLGDHAGWELLQAMLNPDFRKRPIAETILKHRFVTGAVL